In Silene latifolia isolate original U9 population chromosome 3, ASM4854445v1, whole genome shotgun sequence, a single window of DNA contains:
- the LOC141647748 gene encoding uncharacterized protein LOC141647748, producing MSLDRRALPNYFPEDGAIFMANPLTREECFERKLFGLPANFEDFVLRIKIGMLLFLFDFKSRKLYGVFEASSKGGFNLVPDAFKSSNSKFPAQVHFNILWQCSPLQEDAFHDAIIENYFAPYKFNLGLSTEQVNRLLVLFRRTKLQIQRTHMSEGYHQRPNKIVTPLDEIKVAQTECGQGRDICNPTMMKTLPKSTPKKLASVVVCDPKLTPDLDCSIKFPSLEPAESEDQDEEKNHMSRNSRASVFYSENSEARLSVFKRLSGWSTVIEEKSGRMNARTEHLGQNTKFENIREKASVNTSVVSGLGNDVKMGAKNEQSEKLSGTNVMICKDSKRKGTFLADKQQKRKCLLKTKTCDKLSDVSNLSQGSSKTETSVIVTGDAVVVTGPCLTKPFICGGGEEHVDDKLQNPIQLETSCDQDPVEMLLAQYKDYLRRSRMEDQTDINGARTCVT from the exons atgtcaTTAGACAGAAGAGCTTTGCCGAATTATTTTCCGGAAGATGGGGCGATTTTCATGGCAAACCCATTAACTAGGGAAGAATGCTTTGAAAGAAAACTGTTTGGCCTTCCTGCCAATTTTGAAGACTTTGTCTTGAGAATTAAAATAGGGATGCTTTTATTCCTATTTGATTTTAAAAGTAGAAAGCTTTATGGGGTATTTGAGGCTAGTTCAAAGGGTGGTTTCAACCTTGTGCCAGATGCATTTAAGTCTTCTAATTCGAAATTTCCAGCACAG GTTCACTTTAATATTCTTTGGCAGTGCTCTCCTCTTCAAGAAGATGCTTTTCACGATGCAATCATAGAAAATTACTTTGCGCCATATAAGTTCAACCTTGGTCTGTCAACAGAACAG GTGAACAGGCTCCTCGTTTTGTTTAGAAGAACAAAGCTTCAGATTCAGCGCACTCATATGTCAGAAGGGTATCATCAAAGACCCAACAAGATTGTGACTCCTCTTGATGAAATAAAAGTAGCTCAAACAGAGTGTGGCCAGGGTCGAGATATATGCAATCCTACTATGATGAAGACCTTGCCAAAGTCAACGCCTAAAAAGCTCGCCAGCGTTGTTGTTTGTGATCCTAAACTAACTCCTGATCTTGACTGCTCCATAAAATTTCCTTCTCTAGAACCGGCCGAAAGTGAAGACCAGGATGAAGAGAAAAATCACATGTCCAGAAATTCACGGGCTTCTGTATTTTACTCGGAAAATAGTGAGGCGCGTCTTAGCGTATTTAAACGCTTATCTGGTTGGTCAACAGTTATTGAAGAGAAAAGTGGCAGAATGAATGCACGAACAGAACATCTGGGACAGAACACAAAGTTTGAAAATATCAGAGAGAAGGCTTCTGTTAACACGAGTGTCGTTTCAGGTTTGGGCAATGATGTGAAGATGGGTGCCAAAAATGAACAATCAGAAAAGTTATCAGGTACGAATGTGATGATTTGCAAAGATAGTAAAAGGAAGGGCACCTTTTTAGCAGATAAACAGCAGAAGAGAAAATGTTTACTGAAAACGAAGACTTGTGATAAACTCTCAGACGTCTCCAATCTTTCTCAAGGAAGTTCCAAGACGGAAACTAGTGTGATTGTTACAGGTGATGCCGTTGTAGTTACAGGTCCATGTTTGACAAAGCCTTTCATTTGTGGAGGTGGTGAAGAACACGTTGATGACAAACTTCAGAACCCGATCCAGCTTGAGACAAGTTGCGATCAGGATCCAGTTGAAATGTTGCTGGCTCAATATAAGGACTACCTCCGTAGATCAAGAATGGAGGATCAAACTGACATAAATGGTGCACGCACTTGTGTAACTTGA